The region TGCCGCGCATGCCAGGGGGATTGATATGCAGAGGATCAAGATGCAGTTCTTCATGGCAGACCTCGTGTTTGAGCTCGTTCTATAACACACTTATCGCTGGGCTGAAGGATTTGTTGCGCGAATTATTGGTGAGGCCACACGCCCAGCCATTCCGCCCTGGGCGGTGATTTTATCAGGAATTTCGCCCGGTTGAGGAAGAGCTGCGAAGGTCCGTCGTGCGGATGGGACATGAGGAGTTCTCCGAAGAGGTGGGCTGCGCGCTCGAAGTCGCCTTGCATGTAGGAGGCGCGGGCGGCGAGGTACTTGGGCAGCTGCGGCATTATCACGCCCACCTCGCCCACGAGTTCGTGGATGAGCGTCGGTTTGTCGCCTGCCGCCATGATGAGGTCGAGCGGCCTGAATCTGAAGGATCGCTCGCAGAGCTTTCGCACGTCGTCGTTCACGATGACTGAGGTCCTGTAGGTGCGGTTGAGCGTGCGCAATATCGCGGCGGATTCCATAGCAACTCCGACGACGCCGAAGCCGGCGGCGCCAGCGGGGCCGAGCTCGCCCGCTGCGGCGCGGCCCTGCCAGATGCCGATGCCGATCGAAAGCCGCTCGATGCCGTATCTCTTCGCCGTATCTTCGCGCGCCGCGGAGATCGCGTGCTGTGTCGCGATGGCGCTCCTGCAGGCCGAGTGGGCCTTGTTCTCGTCGGCCGTGAGGGCGCCGAACGAAGCGCGGCATTCGTCCGAGGACCAGGACTCTATGAACGCGCCGTACTCGAGCAGCGGGCGCGATACCGTGTTTCGGAACCTGCGCATAAATGAGCAGAGTAATCTGGGCTCGAGGAATGCGGCGATCGAGCCGAAGCTGCGGATGTCGATCGCGTAGGCTGCGATTTCGCAGGGCCTTCCCTCGGGTTCGAACGCGTGCCCGGTCGAGAGGGCGGCCTTGAGCGAGTGCTGCGAGAGCCTCATGCAAAACTGCGCGCTGCGCCTCTTGGCCGGCAACTCCACTGCAAAGAGGTTCCATATCCACGACGTCGCGAGGAGCGCGACCAACGCCGCTGCGAAATGCATCGACGGCAGCAGGAGTGCGGCGGAACTGACGAGGGCCGCGCCTGCCACGAGGGATGCGATCGCTGCGCCGAACACCAGCAGCGTCCTCCGCTTCATCGAAAACCGCATGAGGATCGCGAAGTAGAGGAGGGCCGCCGCCGCTATCGCTATCGAGGTCCACGGCTGCGCTGCGAAGGAGCGGAAGGGGGAGCTGTCCGTCAGTTGGCCCATGGCGCACGCCTGTATCTCGGCCGCGCTCATCCGGCCGAGCGGAGTTTTGTACATTGCGGCGATCGTGGGCTCGGTCACGCCCAGCAGGACGATCTTCTCGCTGATCTTTTCAGCGTCCGCGTCGCCGGCCGCGACGTCCTTGGCGCTCACGAGCGTGCGGTCGGCAGAGCATCCCGCGAAGTCGATGCCCAGCGAGCCGTCGGGGCCCGTGGATACGGCCCTCTCTCCTATGTTTATCCCAGCCGTCTTTCCGGCGGAGTCCTCCGATATGAGCGGCGTGAATCCGCCTGCTCGCGAGGAGGCGGCGAGCGCCAGCGCCGGGTAGATCCTATGGCCGAGTCTGGCGGCAAGCTTGTGGCTGCGCACGACGCCGTCGCCGTCGGGGAAGATGTTCAAGAATCCGTCGGCCGCAAAGCCTTCGCGATTTATCGTGGCGCTGTTTACGCCCGTCATCGCGGGTAGTGTCGAGTCGTCCCTGGGCTGGGCGGGCAGGGCGACGCCCTCAGCCGCGCGCGCGGAGGCGTCAGCCGTCTTTTCGTAGTCGACGGGCAGATCCGCAAGTGCGGGATAGAACTCGAAACCATACGAGATGAAGCGCCTGTTGTCCGATTCCTGGAACCTGCGCGCTGTGCCCGCGTCGAGCGCCGTAGTCACTTTGTCGTCCAGGACCACGATCTTCGCGTTCGTGAGCCTCAACTGGTCCATGATCTTCGCGAGTACGTCCTGTCCCCAGGGCCAGGGTCCGAGCTCCACGATCGAATTTCGGTCGACGGCGACGATGCTCACCGCGGTCTCGCGCGCAGGCGTTCCCAGCGATGCGGCACGCTGTATCGGGTCCTCCAGCGCTGGCCCCAGCTTCGGGATGAGACCCAGGAGCATGAGCAGCACGAAGACCGCCGCCAGCAGTTGCGCCTGGCTTGTTTTTTTTACAAGGCTGAAGAGTCCCTTCATCTTGCCCTCTCGAACATGGTCTTGATTCCGCGGGCCGCCTGTTTGATGCGCTCCTCGTTCTCGACGAGCGCGAAGCGTACGAATCCTTCGCCCTGGTCTCCGAAACCCGCGCCCGGCGATACCGCTATCGACGCCTCGTCGAGCAGTTTATTGCAGAACGCGACCGAGCCCATGGAGACAAAGCGATCCGGGATCTTCGCCCACGCGAACATCGTTGCCCTGGGCCTGTCGATCCGCCAGCCTGCGCGCGCGAGTCCGTCGCAGAGCGCATCGCGCCTCGCCCGGTAGATTTCGCAGATTTCGCTCACGCATTCGTCCGAGCGCTGGAGAGCGACCGTGGCCGCGATCTGGATCGGCTGGAACATGCCGTAGTCGAGGTAGCTCTTTATGCGCGCGAGCGCGGCCACCATCTCGTGGTTGCCTAGGCAGAAGCCGACCCTCCAGCCAGGCATGGAGAAGCCCTTGGACATGGAGTAGAACTCGACCGCCAGCTCTTTCGCGCCTTTCACCTGCAGTATCGACGGGGCGGAGTATCCGTCGAAGCACAGGTCTGCGTACGCGAGATCATGGATCACGAGGATATTGTTCGCGCGCGCGAACTCCACCACCTTCTCGAAGAAGGAGATATCCACGACCTGCGCGGTCGGGTTCGAGGGGAACGATATGATCATGATCTTAGGCCTAGGCCACGTGCTCTCCGCCGCCCTCTTGATCTCCTCGAAGAAATCCAGGTCAGGCGCTATGCGCACGTTGCGCAGGTCAGCGCCCGCGATGATGACCGAGTATGCGTGTATGGGATAGGTGGGGTTGGGCACCATCACCACGTCTCCCGGTGATGTGAGCGCGAAGACCAGGTGTGCGAGCCCCTCCTTTGTGCCGATGGTTGCGATCGCTTCGGAGTCGGGGTCGAGGGCCACGTCGTATTTGTTTCTGTAGCGCGCGCAGATCGCCTCCCTCAGTTTGTATATCCCCCTGGAGAGCGAATAGCGGTGGTTGATCGGTTTGGACGCGGCCTCGCAGAGCTTGTCCACGATGTGGCCCGGGGTGGGGAGATCAGGGTTTCCCATGCCGAGGTTTATTATGTCTCTGCCCTCCTGCCGCGCCCGGCGCATGTGCCCCGCGACCTCTGCGAGCACATACGGCGGCAGCCTCTCTAACCTGGGAAAATTCATCTATCCCCCATCTATGGATTGTGTTTATAGCCTGTGATGGATAATAAGTCCACGCAGGATGGAGGTGCAAGTCCGCGGTGAGGATCATAGAACAGATACTCGATGGCATCGATGACGCGCCCCTCAGCGAGGCGCATCTCTTCGACAGGGCATGCCTTGTGAAGTCCAGGCATGCCGGCGTCGCGTACAGATTTCGCGAAGAGCGTTCCATGAGCGGGGCCCCGGCAGCACAGGGCGCGATGGAGCTCGCGAGGCTGGCGTTATCTTCAGAGCTGGACAAGGCCTCTGTCGGCGTCGCTGCCATCAATTCCCTTATCGAGCTCAGGGGCGCGATTCCGTGCCCAGGCAGCGGGACCTCGCTCCTAATGGAATGGGGGGCCGGTCGGGACGTGGCCCTGGTCGGACACTTCGCGTTTGCGGATGAGCTGAGAAAGGCGGCCAGAAAGCTCTGGGTCCTGGAGCTCGATCCAAGGGAGGGGGACCTGCCTGCAGACCAGGCGGCTGAAGTCATACCAAAGGCCGAGGTTGTGGCGATAACCGGAACAACCTTTATAAATCATACGCTTGAAGGGCTTCTTGAGCTGGCCAAAGGAAAAAAGATAATGATTCTGGGCCCTTCCACCATAATGTCGCCGATCCTCTTCGATTATGGTGTAGAGGCGCTTTGTGGCTGCAAGATAGTCGATATAGATGAAGTGACTGATAGGCTATCTTCAGGTGAAGGCCTCCGCAGGCTGGGCGGTGTAAAGAGGATGGTATTGAAGACCACTCATTTTTCAATCGGTTAACCGCCAAAGACTATTTTAGATAGGAGCATCTAAGTCCCTCCAAGTGGGGGGCAGGGGCCTCAATCGCGGCGCATGTCGTTTTGCTTATACTATTTCTGTAGTAAAAACAATAAGTTATAAGACGCGATTTGGCATCGATATTGCTTTAGTAAGGGGCATGATGAACAACATAATACATTCAAAGAGACTGCAGATCCTGGCGCTGAACATGGTAGGCATAGCCCTCATCTATATGCTGAGCTTCTGCTACGGCAAGGTCGATATCAAGGATGTAGGGGCGGGCAATGAGATGATAAGCTATGCCGAGGAGATCAATAGGGCCGCTGAGACCCATGATGTGAATCCAGCCCTGATAGCCGCGGTCATCCATGCTGAGTCGAATTTCAAGATCAGGGCGCGTTCGCAGGTGGGCGCCCAGGGCTTGATGCAGATCATGCCGTCCACTGCCCGCATGCTCGGCTGCAGAAACTCATGGGATCCTGCCCAGAACATCTTCGCGGGCGCCAAGTATCTCCGCCAGCTCATGGACCGCTTCAACGGAAACCTTGCGCACGCGATCGCCGCCTACAACGCCGGCCCGGGCGCGGTATCAAAGCACAACGGCATCCCGCCGTACAAAGAGACCCGCAACTATGTGAAGAAGGTCCTGAGCCACTACACCCGCTATCAGAAGATATTCGCCTCAGATCCGCTGATATCGTAATCGACTGATGAACTGGAAGATGAGGGCGGGCCTCTTGGCCCGCCTTTTTTTATTGCTATTCAGGCCTTCTGGATTATAGACCGCTTTCTCAAATCAACTGGGAGTCATCGATGAATCACAAGGGCTTGTTTGCGTTTTTTTCCATGGTGTTGATCGCGCTGCCTGTCGCCTGTTGGGCGCAGGAAGACGAGGAGCAACTTAAGAACGGCGTTGCCATCCAGGAGCTGACCGAAGATAGATCCGGGTCGCCAGAATCCATGCTGTCGATACCTTACGGCGGCGATCACCAGGGAGTGGTCACCGCGGTCATAGACGCCTCCAGGATTGCGATAGACGGCGAGGAGATGGAGCTCGTGGGAGTTGCGGCGCCCCAGCGTAACGCCGATGGAACCGCGCGCGACTGTTTTTCTCACGAATCTGCGACGTATGTGGAGTCGCGCATAATCGGCAAGCGCGTGTCATACACGTTTGAGAAACAGGACGGCCATGAGCAACACCTTGGCGCACAGCGCATATATCTCTACATCGGCGGTTCCATGCTGAACTCGGAGTTCATAAGGAGGGGCATGGCCCTGGCCGATCGCAGGCCCGGCTATCCCGAGGAAGATGCATTCGTGGAACTGCAGCAAGAGGCAAGCAGGGGGCATCTGGGTCTCTGGCATTCGTGTCCTGTGGAGTGCGATCGTTTTGGAGATTGCATGACAAAAGGTTGGTAAATTGAGTTGAAAAAGGGGGGAAGATGAAACTCAAGGTTAAGGCGGTTGGTTTGGCATGCGCTATCCTCTACGCGGTCGGCGTGCTCTGGGCGTACGTCATGGCTTGGGCCGGCATCAGCCAGGCGCCGTTCGACGTGCTCAACGGTTTCTACTTGGGCTGGCTCGGTGCGATCGGCAATCCCGCAGTCAGCCTCTTATTCGGTCTGGCGATCACATTCGTCGACGGGTTCATCGCGGGCGCGATCTTCGCATGGCTCTACAACAGGTTTGCCGGCAACGCGTGATCCGGCCTGATTGAAGTCGAACTCCGCCGCGTCTTATAATCCCCGCCGAAAATTCAAAAAAGGGCCCTTCCGGGCCTTTTTTTGCCCAAAGAGATTAAGACGGACGTGAGCTCTGGACTCCAAAGATCAGGACTGATACAAAAAACGAATGAAAACAGGCGTTCTCATCAGCTACTTTGCCAAACAAGACGAGGCTCGTGTAGCCTTCGGGAAGTTGCAACGGAAGGGCTTCCGTCGCACTGCATGGGTAAGCAAGAACGCTGCGGGAAAGGTCGAGATACGGCGACCCCTATTCGGCGTCGAGCGAAGGATCATTGAGGACCATGCACGCTGGCTTTCCGCAGATGAGACCGCCCTGATCCTCCGGGGGCCGATCGAAACCTTGAGTGTCCCCTTCGATCTCCTGCTGGAAAGCGGCGAGGCCCCTCCCGCGATCTTCGTCTTGCATCCCCATCGCGAGGGCCCGGTCGGAGAAAACGAAAGCCCTGTTGGAACACCCTTCAATTCGGCGCAATTGCAGGAGCATGCCGAGCGTCTGGCCACGGAGCACCAGATAGACCCAAAACCGCTCCGGAACACCCTGCTCCTCAAGCGCCTTGAACGGCGCCGCAGGTGGATCCAGCAGATATGCCTGTCTCTCTCTGAGGCAGGTCGCCTGCAGCAAAGCGTGCCGCCGGCCGCCGAATGGCTCCTGGACAATGAATATATCACCGAGAGCGCCGCCCGCGATGTTTCACTCAACCTGCCCCGTCATTTTTACCGGCAGCTGCCCTCGCTTGCGAGCGAGCCCGACCGGGGACTGCCGCGCATCTACAGTCTGGCGCGCGAGCTTGCCTCTCACACCGACCTTCGCCTGGACGAGGAGAACGTCCTGGCTTTCATCGAGGCCTATCAAACCGTGAAGCCGCTCTCGATTGGCGAGCTCTGGGTCGTCCCCCAGATGCTGCGCACGGTGCTTCTCGAGGGGATCGGCCAGATCGCCGGTCGAGCCCTGACCGAGCTGCGCGAGCGGGAGATCGCCAATTTCTGGGCGAACCGGCTCATCACGGCCAATCGGCGAGATCCGGGCCAGATATTTTCGGTCATGGCTGAACTGGCCGAAGCCCAGAAGAAACCGAGCCCCTATTTTGCCGTTCAGCTGATGGATTACCTCTATGACGAAGGGACGGTCCTGGCCCCGGTGCAGGGTTGGCTCGAGCGCACATTCCACGAAACCTTAAACGAACTCGGCCTGCGCGTGACAAACCGCCAGACGAGGGATCAGCTCTCCATCGGGAACGCGTTTATCAGCCTGCGCCAACTCGCCCTGATTGACTGGAAGAAATCTTTCGAACGCGTAAGCAGGGTGGAGCTTTTGCTGCGGGAGGACCCCGCCGGCATCTATCCGCAGATGGATTTCGCCACCCGCGACCGCTATCGCCGCGCAATTGAGGATCTTCACCGCGGCTCCGGCCTTGCGGAGGATGAGGTCGCGAGGCTCGCGATCGAAATGGCGGAAGAGGCCGGCCTGGATGACGTTCACGATGAGCTGGCGGCGCACGTCGGGACGTATCTCATCGGAGAAAAGAGGGAGAAATTCTCGGAGCGCATCAGGTGCCGCGAGAAATTTCATTTCCGCGCATTGCGGTGGGCCCATCGCCATCACACCGCGGTGTATTTTTTCGGGAGCGCCGTTGTCACCGCCGCCATCCTTTTTCTGTTCCTCCGGTTCGGTCTGCGCTCCTCTGCCTCGTGGATGCAGATTGTCACAGCCATGCTACTCCTCCTCATCCCCGCGAGCCAGATCGCGGTGGAGGTGGTGAATTACCTCGTGACGCGCATCTTTCCGCCGCGCACCCTGCCGAAGATGGATTATAAGATTTCAGGGATTCCCGACGCCTGCCGGACACTGGTGGTCGTGCCGATGATGCTCACGGATCCGGAGACGATTGCAGCCGAAGTGGAAAGGCTTGAGATTCGCTACCTTGCCAACACAGAGGCGAACCTGCTCTTTGGCCTTTTCTCGGATTACACGGACGCAGGCGAGGCCCACGCCGAGTCGGACGAATCCCTGCTTCGAGTCGCCACGCAGGGCATCGAGGCACTTAATCAGCGCCATGGCGGAGAGCGTTTCTTCCTGTTTCACCGGCAGCGGAGGTGGTGCGCCTCCGAGCAAAAATTTATCGGCTGGGAGCGCAAGCGCGGGAAACTGGAGGAGTTGAACGGCCTCATCGTCGGCACGCGGCCCCCCGACGCGGAGCGCCTCGTCTACGTCGGCAATCCGGATCACCTAGCGAACGTCAGGTTCGTCATCACCCTGGACAGTGACACGCAGCTGCCGCATGACACCGCCCGCAGGATGATCGAGACCCTGGCGCACCCGCTGAACCGGGCGCACCTCGACGATACTGGTCTGGTCCGCTCCGGCTATTCCATCATCCAGCCGCGCGTCAGCCCCTCCCTGCCGAGCACGAACGGTTCTCCCTTCAGCCGGCTCTTCTCGGACCCGGTCGGTGTCGATCCCTACACGAGCGCGGTCTCCGACGTCTATCAGGACCTGACGGGGGCCGGCTCCTATCACGGCAAGGGCATCTATGATGTGCGCACGTTCGGCGAAGTGTTGTCCGGAAGGTTTCCCGAGGGATTGCTCCTCAGCCATGATCTGATTGAAGGCGCCCACGTCCGTGTGGGGCTCGCCAGCGATATCGAGCTGTATGACGAGTTTCCGCAGGATTATGTGAGCTACGCAAAGCGACAGCACCGCTGGATTCGCGGTGACTGGCAGATCGCGGACTGGTTCACGCCGCGTGTTCCGCAACCCGGCGGGGGGCGGGGAGTCAACCCGCTATCCTGGTTTGACCGCTGGAAGATATTCGACAACCTGCGCCGGAGCCTCCTGCCCGTGGCCAGCCTGTGGCTGCTCGTGGCCTCCTGGTTTATCTCTCCGCTGGCCGAGGAGATCGCCACCGCCGTGATCCTTGCCGGGCTCTTCTTTCACTCCCTCGCGCAACCGGTCACCTGGGCGACAACCGGCCAGGGATTGAAGGGCGTCTCCATCGCCAGAAAAGCGTACGACCTGATGCGGGTGTTCGTGGATGCGGCGCTGCTTCCCTACCAGGCATGGCTGGCGCTGGATGCCATTGTGCGGGTCTTCTATCGAAAGCACATCTCCCACAGGGGGCTCCTGGAGTGGAACTCGGCCCAGGCGGCGCACGGCAGCGCTCGAGCCGCTATTCCCCTGTTCCTGCTTTCCCTGGGGCTGGCGAGCATTTTCAGCGTGGTCTCCGGATGGGCCATCCTGCAATGGAGACCGGACAGTTTTCGGGTGGCCTGCCCCTGGTTGGCGCTCTGGTTCCTCTCCCCGATGATCGGCTGGCTCCTCAACCGGCGCCCGAAGGCCATACAACCGCAATCCCTGCTTTCAGCGGAGGACCGGCAATTCATGAGAAATGTCGCGAGGCGGACCTGGCGCTATTTCTCGGACTTTGTGGATCAGGATACCTCATGGTTGCCACCCGACAATTACCAGGTCTCCTATCAGAATCAGCTGGCCCTGAGGACGAGCCCGACCAACATAGGCCTCTACCTGGTCAGCGTGCTGGGCGCCCACGATTTCGGCTACATCACCGTGGATCAGGTTGCGCAAAAACTTTCGCAGACTATGGAGACGATCGGGAAACTGGAGCGCCATGAAGGGCATCTGCTCAACTGGTACGACATCCGGACTCTCAAACCCCTCAATCCGCGCTACGTCTCCACTGTGGACAGCGGAAACCTGCTCGGGTCCCTGTGGACCCTGGATCAGGGGCTTCGGGCGCTGCTGCAGACGCCGCTCCTGGGTGTCAAAACCTTTGAGGGCCTGCGTGATACCGGGCGCGTCCTGCAACAAGTTATCCTCGATGGAAAACACTCGGGCTTCGATATGCATGCCCTGGGTGAGCTGCTGCGCGTCTGGGAATCGCAGCCCGGCACTGTCGCCGCCCTCATCGGCCTCTTGCGACGGATGGAAATCGACGTCCGTGATCTCTCCAAAATATCGTCCGTTTCCGCTGTTGCCGAAGAGAGCGTTGCGTATTGGATCCGGCAGATACAGAGCCAGCTCGCAGCGTGGAAAGAGATTGTGGACCGGTATCTCGCCTGGGTCGAAATCCTGGGCGAGAAGACGGTGGAGGAAATCGCCGAAATGGATCCGGACGCTGTTCCGGCCTTCCGTGAGGCGCTTCACTCCGCCCCGTCTCTTCAGGACCTTGCCGGCGGACACATCCCCTGCATCGACTCCATCGTGCAAATCCGGGAAAGGGCTCCGGCGGATGCCTTTGCCCTTCGTGACTGGATCGACCGCGTCGTGGATGCCTTCGAAAAGTCAAAATGGATGGCCGGCGAGACGCTGGCTCTCTTCGAGCGACTCCTGCAGTCGGGGCGCGAGTTCGAAGCATCGATCAACATGCGCTTCCTGTACAACGCCGATCGGCGGCTGTTTTCTATCGGGTACAATGTCTCCGAAGGACGCCTGGATCGCGCTTTTTATGATCTGCTGGCGAGCGAAGCGCGCCTGGGAAGTTTTGTCGCCATCGCCCGGGGAGACGTCCCGGTCGAACATTGGTTTGCAATGAGCCGGCCTTACGGCGCCATCGGCCGGCGGCGGGCGTTGCTCAGCTGGACCGGGACGATGTTCGAATACCTCATGCCGCTGATGTTCCAGCTCGCTTATGCGAATTCACTGCTGGACAAATCCACGCGCGACGCCGTAGCTATCCAGATAGCATATGGCGGGAAACACCACGTGCCGTGGG is a window of bacterium DNA encoding:
- a CDS encoding adenylate/guanylate cyclase domain-containing protein, yielding MKGLFSLVKKTSQAQLLAAVFVLLMLLGLIPKLGPALEDPIQRAASLGTPARETAVSIVAVDRNSIVELGPWPWGQDVLAKIMDQLRLTNAKIVVLDDKVTTALDAGTARRFQESDNRRFISYGFEFYPALADLPVDYEKTADASARAAEGVALPAQPRDDSTLPAMTGVNSATINREGFAADGFLNIFPDGDGVVRSHKLAARLGHRIYPALALAASSRAGGFTPLISEDSAGKTAGINIGERAVSTGPDGSLGIDFAGCSADRTLVSAKDVAAGDADAEKISEKIVLLGVTEPTIAAMYKTPLGRMSAAEIQACAMGQLTDSSPFRSFAAQPWTSIAIAAAALLYFAILMRFSMKRRTLLVFGAAIASLVAGAALVSSAALLLPSMHFAAALVALLATSWIWNLFAVELPAKRRSAQFCMRLSQHSLKAALSTGHAFEPEGRPCEIAAYAIDIRSFGSIAAFLEPRLLCSFMRRFRNTVSRPLLEYGAFIESWSSDECRASFGALTADENKAHSACRSAIATQHAISAAREDTAKRYGIERLSIGIGIWQGRAAAGELGPAGAAGFGVVGVAMESAAILRTLNRTYRTSVIVNDDVRKLCERSFRFRPLDLIMAAGDKPTLIHELVGEVGVIMPQLPKYLAARASYMQGDFERAAHLFGELLMSHPHDGPSQLFLNRAKFLIKSPPRAEWLGVWPHQ
- a CDS encoding aminotransferase class I/II-fold pyridoxal phosphate-dependent enzyme; the encoded protein is MNFPRLERLPPYVLAEVAGHMRRARQEGRDIINLGMGNPDLPTPGHIVDKLCEAASKPINHRYSLSRGIYKLREAICARYRNKYDVALDPDSEAIATIGTKEGLAHLVFALTSPGDVVMVPNPTYPIHAYSVIIAGADLRNVRIAPDLDFFEEIKRAAESTWPRPKIMIISFPSNPTAQVVDISFFEKVVEFARANNILVIHDLAYADLCFDGYSAPSILQVKGAKELAVEFYSMSKGFSMPGWRVGFCLGNHEMVAALARIKSYLDYGMFQPIQIAATVALQRSDECVSEICEIYRARRDALCDGLARAGWRIDRPRATMFAWAKIPDRFVSMGSVAFCNKLLDEASIAVSPGAGFGDQGEGFVRFALVENEERIKQAARGIKTMFERAR
- a CDS encoding DUF364 domain-containing protein; translation: MRIIEQILDGIDDAPLSEAHLFDRACLVKSRHAGVAYRFREERSMSGAPAAQGAMELARLALSSELDKASVGVAAINSLIELRGAIPCPGSGTSLLMEWGAGRDVALVGHFAFADELRKAARKLWVLELDPREGDLPADQAAEVIPKAEVVAITGTTFINHTLEGLLELAKGKKIMILGPSTIMSPILFDYGVEALCGCKIVDIDEVTDRLSSGEGLRRLGGVKRMVLKTTHFSIG
- a CDS encoding lytic transglycosylase domain-containing protein, coding for MNNIIHSKRLQILALNMVGIALIYMLSFCYGKVDIKDVGAGNEMISYAEEINRAAETHDVNPALIAAVIHAESNFKIRARSQVGAQGLMQIMPSTARMLGCRNSWDPAQNIFAGAKYLRQLMDRFNGNLAHAIAAYNAGPGAVSKHNGIPPYKETRNYVKKVLSHYTRYQKIFASDPLIS
- a CDS encoding thermonuclease family protein — encoded protein: MNHKGLFAFFSMVLIALPVACWAQEDEEQLKNGVAIQELTEDRSGSPESMLSIPYGGDHQGVVTAVIDASRIAIDGEEMELVGVAAPQRNADGTARDCFSHESATYVESRIIGKRVSYTFEKQDGHEQHLGAQRIYLYIGGSMLNSEFIRRGMALADRRPGYPEEDAFVELQQEASRGHLGLWHSCPVECDRFGDCMTKGW
- a CDS encoding glucoamylase family protein: MKTGVLISYFAKQDEARVAFGKLQRKGFRRTAWVSKNAAGKVEIRRPLFGVERRIIEDHARWLSADETALILRGPIETLSVPFDLLLESGEAPPAIFVLHPHREGPVGENESPVGTPFNSAQLQEHAERLATEHQIDPKPLRNTLLLKRLERRRRWIQQICLSLSEAGRLQQSVPPAAEWLLDNEYITESAARDVSLNLPRHFYRQLPSLASEPDRGLPRIYSLARELASHTDLRLDEENVLAFIEAYQTVKPLSIGELWVVPQMLRTVLLEGIGQIAGRALTELREREIANFWANRLITANRRDPGQIFSVMAELAEAQKKPSPYFAVQLMDYLYDEGTVLAPVQGWLERTFHETLNELGLRVTNRQTRDQLSIGNAFISLRQLALIDWKKSFERVSRVELLLREDPAGIYPQMDFATRDRYRRAIEDLHRGSGLAEDEVARLAIEMAEEAGLDDVHDELAAHVGTYLIGEKREKFSERIRCREKFHFRALRWAHRHHTAVYFFGSAVVTAAILFLFLRFGLRSSASWMQIVTAMLLLLIPASQIAVEVVNYLVTRIFPPRTLPKMDYKISGIPDACRTLVVVPMMLTDPETIAAEVERLEIRYLANTEANLLFGLFSDYTDAGEAHAESDESLLRVATQGIEALNQRHGGERFFLFHRQRRWCASEQKFIGWERKRGKLEELNGLIVGTRPPDAERLVYVGNPDHLANVRFVITLDSDTQLPHDTARRMIETLAHPLNRAHLDDTGLVRSGYSIIQPRVSPSLPSTNGSPFSRLFSDPVGVDPYTSAVSDVYQDLTGAGSYHGKGIYDVRTFGEVLSGRFPEGLLLSHDLIEGAHVRVGLASDIELYDEFPQDYVSYAKRQHRWIRGDWQIADWFTPRVPQPGGGRGVNPLSWFDRWKIFDNLRRSLLPVASLWLLVASWFISPLAEEIATAVILAGLFFHSLAQPVTWATTGQGLKGVSIARKAYDLMRVFVDAALLPYQAWLALDAIVRVFYRKHISHRGLLEWNSAQAAHGSARAAIPLFLLSLGLASIFSVVSGWAILQWRPDSFRVACPWLALWFLSPMIGWLLNRRPKAIQPQSLLSAEDRQFMRNVARRTWRYFSDFVDQDTSWLPPDNYQVSYQNQLALRTSPTNIGLYLVSVLGAHDFGYITVDQVAQKLSQTMETIGKLERHEGHLLNWYDIRTLKPLNPRYVSTVDSGNLLGSLWTLDQGLRALLQTPLLGVKTFEGLRDTGRVLQQVILDGKHSGFDMHALGELLRVWESQPGTVAALIGLLRRMEIDVRDLSKISSVSAVAEESVAYWIRQIQSQLAAWKEIVDRYLAWVEILGEKTVEEIAEMDPDAVPAFREALHSAPSLQDLAGGHIPCIDSIVQIRERAPADAFALRDWIDRVVDAFEKSKWMAGETLALFERLLQSGREFEASINMRFLYNADRRLFSIGYNVSEGRLDRAFYDLLASEARLGSFVAIARGDVPVEHWFAMSRPYGAIGRRRALLSWTGTMFEYLMPLMFQLAYANSLLDKSTRDAVAIQIAYGGKHHVPWGISECAFGDLDIHKTHQYAAFGVPELGLKRDLAERIVVAPYATMLAIDIAPRASVQNLKRLAALGLLTDYGYYEALDFSQQTNREGERGVVVRAFMAHHQGMSFLALTNFLHEHSLQRHFHTDPRVRAAGPLLHERIPNIPPLHHISTRERVSSVASVGDVTPAVSQFETPHTSNPKTQLLCNGRYGVMVTNSGGGYSRWKDIEITRWRSDRTRDPWGTFCYIRDADADQLWCNSYQPTGGKVLDYCANFTLDRAMFHRVDHDIESETEVIVAPEDDVEIRRMTLVNRSQRSRRLDLTSYVELSLAKHDADLKHPAFNKLFIQTEALPEERALLASRRPRGASDPPVFVAHRLTLDLPAGRQDETPAETLRFETDRRRFIGRGRTLGNPMGASQEPGQSQGFVLDPIFSLRQRLDLAPGQRIQVSLVLAAGESREQVIGLISRYGDPHAIDHAMDLAWASAQLELRLLHIQPDDARCFQQMASHLLYPNPLLRGTAERIAQNRKGQAGLWAYAISGDLPIALVAVGETRDLGLVRQMLQAHTYWRTHGLMADLVILNEEAGGYMQPLREQLEHLIQSHSATTGVDQPGGVYLRSVDLIPAEDLTLLRAVANVVVVAARGTLPQQLSAPTKAPDMPGPIVSKRAPRDPSSALPFMELPFFNSIGGFTPDGREYAIYLGPGINTPAPWVNVIANPVFGTIVSETGSGFTWAGNSQRNRLTPWSNDPVTDPSSEAIYIRDEETGVCWTPTAAPIREQTAYRARHGAGYTVFEHNSHGIEQELTVFVPVNDAGGQPIKLQKLSLRNDTARPRKLSVTYYSEWTLGESRESSQAHIVTNWDDEAEILIARNYYNPDYADRVAFAAVSASVSSYTGDRTAFIGRNSSMENPAAMKRTRLSHRTGAGLDPCAALQTVLKLAPGESVEITCMLGEVQSVKQAHALVLAFRDDLQLSSALMQTKAWWDDRLGAIEVQTPELAANFLINRWLLYQNLSCRIWGRSAFYQSGGAFGFRDQLQDVMALVYAHPGLARNHILSAAGRQFKEGDVQHWWHPPGGEGIRSRISDDLLWLPYVVAHYLKITGDRNILREMVPYLDAPLLKEDQHESLQTPAVSSESGTLFEHCQRTVARSQAFGSHGLPLMGTGDWNDGMNLVGAGGKGESIWLAWFLADVLGGMAEMSLLIGQPDVSRAYERDRKALIRRVEEFAWDGEWYLRATFDDGSLLGSSANMEARIDSLSQSWAWLSDGGEKARATQALESAWKYLVRENEELVLLLDPPFDKAEPSPGYIKGYPPGVRENGGQYTHAALWLAMAMARMGDGTRAAKMLRMLNPIERTRDPEMVWRYGVEPYVVAADVYASPGWVGLGGWTWYTGSAAWMYRAWVEEILGLKVRGDVMQLDPTIPGWWDGFGMRYRHGEAIYEIQVENPEHCERGVAFVELDGRRVKEGVIPLGRDLIKHRVLVRMGKN